TGCCGTGCAGACCTGGATCCGCTGCTTCCCCGACGGAGAGCTGGGCCGCAGCGAGCACGCTGCCGGCTTCCCGGCCCCCAATCCCGCCAACGGCGGGCTGCCCGGGTTGCGCCGTGATCTGGTGCGCAGCGCGTGGCCCCAGGGCGGCGCCATCCACCTCACGGTCGATGCGGAGAAGTCGCGTGCCCTGCCCGAGACCCGCGAGGCCCTCCAGGCGGTGATGCGCAAGCACCACGCGCTCAGCCTCGTCGCCGCGCCGCTCGGCGTTGGCGTCGAGCTGCTCGGCTATGTCGTGATCATGCGTGACACCGACCAGGTTCTCAACGAGCACGAGCTGTCGGCGGTGCGCGAGATCGCCCGCGAGCTCGGCCGGATCGTCCTGAACGCGCGCCTCTACGAACGCGAGAGCCGGCTCGTCGCCGAGCTGCAGGAGCTCGACCGCTACAAGGGCGAGCTGATCGCGACCATCTCCCACGAGCTCAAGACTCCGCTGACCTCGATCATCGGTCACACCGAGCTGCTCGACGAGAGTGAGCACAGCTCGATATCCGTGCAGGCGATCGCGCGCAACGCGCAGCGTCTCAACCAGCTCATCGCCAACCTGCTCAACTACTCACGGGTCCAGGATAAGCGCGAGCACGTCCGCTCGCGCGTCGACCTCACCGAGCTGTGTCAGAACAGCCTCGAGCTGCTCCAGTTCCAGGCCGAGGCGGCCGGGGTCCGTTGGTCGATCTCGCGGCCCGACGGTGCGGTGCTGGTGAACGGCGACCCCGACGAGCTGGGGCGCATCGTCGACAACATCATCGGCAACGCGGTGAAGTACTCCCGGTCCGGTGGCGAGATCGACGTCCGGGTCGCCCACGTCGGCGAGCACGCCGAGGTCGCCGAGGTCGCCGTCTCCGACACCGGCTTGGGTATCTCGCAGATCGACCAGGGCCACCTCTTCTCTGCGTTCCACCGTTCGAGCAACCCCGAGGCCCTGTCGATACCGGGCACCGGCCTCGGCCTGGCGATCTCCCGTCGCATCGCCGAGATCCACGGCGGCGACATCAGCGTGGAGTCCGAACTCGGTGAGGGCAGCACGTTCCGGCTGCGGCTGCCTCGCGCTGACTCCCTCGACAGCGCCTCGGCGCCAGCCTCCTGAGCGGCGTACGAAGCATGTCTGACAACAGCGCCTTCGATCCGGCGCACAACCAGAGCGTCGCTCGGCTGTTCGAGCTGATGCGACGGGTCAACTCGTCCACCGACACCTACGAGGTCCTCGGTGAGGTCGCGGGCGGTGTGATCGAGCTGGGCTTCGGTGCCGTGGCCCTCTCCCAGGTCCAGGGGCCTGACATGGTCACGACCTACTGCGAGGGCCCGCCAGGACTGGCCGAGACGATCCTCGGCGACCGTCAAGCGGTCAGGTTCTGGGTGGAGATGATGGACTCGGCCGAGCACTGGGGGATCCTCCGGTACATCCCGCACGACCGGGAGCTGCCGCAATGGTTGAAGGAGACCTCGCTGTGGACCCCCGACATCGCCGTCAGCGACGATCCTCTCGACTGGCACCCCGACGACATGCTCATCGCCCCGCTCTACTCCGCCACCGGCGAGCTGCTCGGCACGATGGGTTTCGACCTGCCGCCCGACGGACGAATCCCCGACGAGAACCTCCGCGAGCTCCTCGAGCTGTACGTCGTCCAGGCCGGCCTCGCGCTGTCGAACGCCCGTCAGCGCGATGACCTGGCCGAACGCGTCAGGCTGGGCGAGACCGTCAAGGGCGTGGCGATGGCGGGCACCCTTGTCGGACTCGACTCGACCCTCGATGAGTCGGCCGAGCTGATGACCCACGGGTTCTCGGCCCTCCAGACGTGGATCCGGTGCTTCCCCGAGGGCGACGCCGGGCCGCAGGAGCACGTCGCGGGCTACCCGATCCCCAACGAGCTCGGTGGCGGCATTCCCGGCCTGCGCCAGGACCTCGCGCGTTCTGCGTGGCCCGGCGGCGAGCCGGTGCAGCTGTCGGTCGACCAGGAGGACTGCCCGGCGCTCACCCTGAGCCGCGCGACCCTCCAGGAACAGATGCGCCAGCTCGACGTCACCCATGTCGCCGCCGTGCCCATCGGCGTCGGCCAGGAGATGCTGGGTCTGCTCGTGATGGCCCGGCTGGCCACGCCGGGGGAGTTCAACGAGCGCGAGCTCGTAGCCGTGGGCGACATCGCGAGGGAGCTTGGCCGGATCGTGCTGAACGCCCGCCTCTACGAACGCGAGAGCAGGCTCGTCGCCGAGCTGCAGGAGCTCGACCGCTACAAGAGCGAGCTGATCGCGACCATCTCCCACGAGCTCAAGACTCCGCTCACCTCGATCATCGGACACGTCGAGCTCCTCGACGAGGCCGAGCTCGGAGCCACGTCGGTCAAGGCGATCTCGCGCAACGCGCAGCGACTGGACCGGCTGATCACCAACCTGCTCAACTACTCGAGCCTGCAGGAGAAGCG
This is a stretch of genomic DNA from Nocardioides sp. InS609-2. It encodes these proteins:
- a CDS encoding HAMP domain-containing sensor histidine kinase, producing MQDLDPSRAESVRRLFDLMRRVNSSTETGEVLEEIARGVVEVLGFGVAAIARLEGDYLVMTACVGPDDVRAQIIGRRNPKQRIMDEFRQADKWGILRYVPHGRVDDEFLTNAWIPDYEPDDDPQAWHPEDALYAPLYSATGELLGNMAVDFPPGNRIPNQALRDLLELFVVQAGLALSNAQQRERLAEQVRLGEIVKDVAMASSLVGLDSTLERSAEALAHGFGAVQTWIRCFPDGELGRSEHAAGFPAPNPANGGLPGLRRDLVRSAWPQGGAIHLTVDAEKSRALPETREALQAVMRKHHALSLVAAPLGVGVELLGYVVIMRDTDQVLNEHELSAVREIARELGRIVLNARLYERESRLVAELQELDRYKGELIATISHELKTPLTSIIGHTELLDESEHSSISVQAIARNAQRLNQLIANLLNYSRVQDKREHVRSRVDLTELCQNSLELLQFQAEAAGVRWSISRPDGAVLVNGDPDELGRIVDNIIGNAVKYSRSGGEIDVRVAHVGEHAEVAEVAVSDTGLGISQIDQGHLFSAFHRSSNPEALSIPGTGLGLAISRRIAEIHGGDISVESELGEGSTFRLRLPRADSLDSASAPAS
- a CDS encoding HAMP domain-containing sensor histidine kinase, encoding MSDNSAFDPAHNQSVARLFELMRRVNSSTDTYEVLGEVAGGVIELGFGAVALSQVQGPDMVTTYCEGPPGLAETILGDRQAVRFWVEMMDSAEHWGILRYIPHDRELPQWLKETSLWTPDIAVSDDPLDWHPDDMLIAPLYSATGELLGTMGFDLPPDGRIPDENLRELLELYVVQAGLALSNARQRDDLAERVRLGETVKGVAMAGTLVGLDSTLDESAELMTHGFSALQTWIRCFPEGDAGPQEHVAGYPIPNELGGGIPGLRQDLARSAWPGGEPVQLSVDQEDCPALTLSRATLQEQMRQLDVTHVAAVPIGVGQEMLGLLVMARLATPGEFNERELVAVGDIARELGRIVLNARLYERESRLVAELQELDRYKSELIATISHELKTPLTSIIGHVELLDEAELGATSVKAISRNAQRLDRLITNLLNYSSLQEKRAHVRRPVDLDDLCRNSVELLAFQAESAGISITLTPVSGGAVVSGDPDELGRIIDNLVGNAVKYSRRGGRVDVGASYAGDAAVVTVRDTGLGISQVDQSHLFSAFHRSSNPDALSLPGTGLGLAISRRIAELHGGDITVESEFGVGSTFWLRLPRQARLDSAS